Below is a genomic region from Desulfuromonas sp..
CAATAACCCTTGATTAGTGGTCCGTTTTCCTTTGCGTCTTTCTCTGAGTCTCTGCGTCTTTGCGTTGAGAATCGCCTTCTTGCTCTTTGTTTTCGGAGCCCTGCCACATGTCGAAAAAGTTGAAGAACTGGTAGGGGTGCTCGGCGACGTAGTCCTCGAGCATCCCCACGAACCGGGCCGCGTAGGGGCGCAGCGCCTCCGGCGAGCGCCCCAGGTCGGGGGGAACCCGGATCGTGCCGGCCAGCTTCAGCTCGTAGCTGCGCGGGCCGGTCTTGTAGGAGAGGAGCACTCCGACCGGGGCGCCGGTGGCCGAAGCGACCTTGAAAGCGCTGACCGGGAAGCGGGCCTCGTCCCCGAGAAAGTCGACCCCCACCGTGCTCCGCTCGCTCCCCAGGACCCGGTCGCCCATGACGCACAGCACCTGGCCCTCCTTGAGAACCGCCATCATCTCCAGGGTGCCGCCGAGGAAACCGTCGGGGTCGATGACCCGGTAGGGGCAGGGAACTCCGGCGTGCTCGAAGTACTGCCGGTCCACGTCGCCGTCCTCGCGCCGCATGAGCATGTTGACCGGCTCCTTCAGGAAGGAGAGGGCCGACATGGCCACCTGCCAGCACCCGGCGTGGGCGTTGACCATGACCAGCCCCCGCCCCTCGGCGAGAAGCTCGAGCAGCTCCTCGCGGCCGTGGAGCTCCACCTCCATCTGCCCGGGGCCGAGGATGCCGACGACCGCCCGGTCGACGAGGACCTTGCCGAGAGCGAGGCTCATCCGGTAGCTGTGCCCCAGCCGCGCCAAAAGCCCCGCCCCGGGAAAGCGGCGGGAAAGGTAGGGCGCCGACCGGGCCCGGACCGAGGGGCGCAGCAGGACGTAGTACAGGACCACCAGGCGCAGCAGGAGGTAGGCCGCCGGCCGCCCCCCGACCCGGATCAGGAGGTAGAAAACCTGGTGCTGAAAGGACGAGGCGAGGCTGCGGCTGGTCCACTGCCGGCCCTCCCCTGCCCCCGTTTGTTCCTCAGGTCGCCGCACGCTTTTCCCTCTTCACCATCAAAGCCAGCAGATAGACGATCGCCCCGACCAGGACGGCGAGCGCCGGGCCGAGCAGGAGGGAGCCGAGCAGCCATTCGTAGAGCCGCTCCAGCCCCTGGTAGCCGAGGGTCTCCATGGAGAT
It encodes:
- a CDS encoding lysophospholipid acyltransferase family protein; the protein is MRRPEEQTGAGEGRQWTSRSLASSFQHQVFYLLIRVGGRPAAYLLLRLVVLYYVLLRPSVRARSAPYLSRRFPGAGLLARLGHSYRMSLALGKVLVDRAVVGILGPGQMEVELHGREELLELLAEGRGLVMVNAHAGCWQVAMSALSFLKEPVNMLMRREDGDVDRQYFEHAGVPCPYRVIDPDGFLGGTLEMMAVLKEGQVLCVMGDRVLGSERSTVGVDFLGDEARFPVSAFKVASATGAPVGVLLSYKTGPRSYELKLAGTIRVPPDLGRSPEALRPYAARFVGMLEDYVAEHPYQFFNFFDMWQGSENKEQEGDSQRKDAETQRKTQRKTDH